A window of Panicum virgatum strain AP13 chromosome 8K, P.virgatum_v5, whole genome shotgun sequence contains these coding sequences:
- the LOC120645380 gene encoding protein Rf1, mitochondrial-like: MSRRASAARDRCLELERAIAARVRSGNLGLDDAVKLFDELLHHARPASVIAINQLLTFVSRAQGRGSSTSALVVSLFNRMARASPKKVGPDGFTHSILIGCFCCMGRMELGFAAFGLILKTGWRVDGIVINQLLKGLCHSKCASEAMDIMLRRMPEFGCTPNVVSYNIILKGLCEEKRAEEALQLLHMMVDDECGSCPPNVVSYNTVINGFFRDGQVDRAYNLFREMDDRGILPTVVTYTTVIDGLSKAQAVDRAEGVLQQMIHKGVKPDIQTYNCLIHGYCSSGQGKEVVRMLKEMSAHGHQPNVVTWSLLLDYLCKSGRCTEARKIFDSMIEKGTKPNVTTYCTLLHGYATKGALSDMHRLLDLMAGSGISPNHHTFNIILCAYAKGGMIDEAMHIFHEMRQQGLNPNVVTYSTIIDALCKLGKVDDAMLKFNQMTNEGVTPDIVVFCSLVYGLCTVDKWAKIDELFSEMLNQGIHPNATFFNTIMCNLCREGRVMEAQSLLDLMVRVGVRPDVISYNTLIDGYCLSGRMNEALKLLDAMVRVGLKPDAFSFNTLLHGYCRASRIDDAVRLFREMLSNEIRPGIVSYNIILHGLFQSGKFSEAKDFYLNMIKSGMQLNIYMYNTILNGLCQNKCVDEAFKIFQSLCSKDFQLDIITFNIMIDALLKSGRKEDAMDMFTAISAHGLVPNVVTYRLMIQNLIKEGLLEESDNLFLAMEKSGCTPDSCMLNSLVRRLLHRGEIMRAAAYLSKIDEMNLSVEASTASLLISVFSRKEYQHHAKSLPEKYHILKEINS, translated from the coding sequence ATGTCCCGCcgcgcgagcgccgcccgcgacaGGTGCTTGGAGCTGGAGCGCGCCATCGCTGCCCGCGTCCGCTCGGGAAACCTTGGCCTAGATGACGCCGTCAAGCTGTTCGATGAATTGCTGCACCACGCTAGGCCAGCCTCGGTGATCGCCATCAATCAGCTCCTCACCTTTGTCTCTCGCGCTCAAGGAAGGGGCTCCTCAACCTCTGCGCTCGTTGTATCACTCTTCAACCGGATGGCCCGTGCCTCCCCGAAAAAGGTGGGTCCCGATGGGTTCACCCACAGCATCCTCATCGGTTGCTTCTGCTGCATGGGACGCATGGAGCTTGGTTTCGCTGCCTTTGGCCTCATCCTTAAGACAGGCTGGAGGGTGGATGGCATAGTCATCAATCAACTGCTCAAAGGTCTGTGTCACAGTAAGTGCGCGTCTGAAGCCATGGACATAATGCTCCGACGAATGCCTGAGTTTGGCTGCACGCCGAATGTAGTTTCATACAACATAATTCTCAAGGGCTTATGCGAAGAAAAGAGAGCTGAGGAGGCGCTTCAGCTTCTCCACATGATGGTTGATGATGAATGTGGTAGCTGCCCACCAAATGTCGTGTCGTACAACACCGTCATCAATGGCTTCTTTAGAGATGGCCAGGTCGATAGAGCTTACAACCTATTTCGTGAAATGGATGACCGGGGGATTTTGCCGACTGTTGTGACCTACACCACAGTTATTGATGGCCTGAGCAAAGCTCAAGCAGTTGACAGGGCCGAGGGTGTTCTTCAGCAGATGATTCATAAAGGTGTCAAGCCAGACATTCAGACATATAACTGTCTCATCCATGGATATTGCTCTTCAGGACAGGGGAAAGAGGTGGTTCGAATGCTCAAAGAAATGTCCGCACATGGTCATCAGCCAAATGTTGTCACTTGGAGTTTGCTGCTGGATTATCTTTGCAAGAGTGGAAGATGCACAGAGGCTAGAAAGATTTTTGATTCTATGATTGAAAAGGGCACAAAACCTAATGTAACTACATATTGCACTCTGCTTCATGGTTATGCTACCAAAGGAGCTCTTTCTGATATGCATCGCCTCTTGGATTTAATGGCAGGAAGTGGTATTTCACCTAACCATCATACCTTTAACATAATTCTCTGTGCGTATGCTAAAGGTGGTATGATAGATGAGGCAATGCATATATTTCACGAAATGAGGCAGCAAGGGTTGAATCCTAATGTTGTCACCTATTCAACAATAATAGATGCACTTTGCAAGTTGGGAAAAGTGGACGATGCTATGCTTAAGTTCAATCAGATGACCAATGAAGGGGTGACTCCTGATATTGTTGTTTTTTGCTCACTAGTTTATGGACTGTGCACTGTTGATAAATGGGCGAAGATTGATGAATTATTTTCTGAAATGCTAAATCAAGGGATCCATCCGAATGCCACGTTCTTCAACACAATAATGTGTAACCTTTGCAGAGAAGGACGGGTCATGGAAGCCCAGAGTCTCCTTGACTTGATGGTGCGTGTAGGTGTGAGACCTGATGTTATCTCGTATAATACATTAATTGATGGCTACTGCTTATCTGGTAGGATGAATGAAGCTTTGAAGTTACTTGATGCTATGGTCCGAGTTGGCTTGAAACCAGATGCCTTTTCTTTTAATACTTTGCTTCATGGCTATTGTAGAGCTAGCAGGATAGATGATGCTGTTAGACTATTCAGAGAAATGTTAAGCAATGAAATTAGGCCTGGAATTGTCAGCTATAACATCATACTTCATGGTTTATTTCAGTCTGGGAAGTTTTCTGAAGCAAAAGATTTCTATCTCAATATGATCAAAAGTGGAATGCAGTTGAACATTTACATGTACAACACAATTCTGAATGGTCTTTGCCAAAATAAATGTGTTGATGAAGCATTCAAAATATTTCAGAGTCTATGTTCTAAGGATTTTCAACTTGACATCATTACCTTCAACATTATGATTGATGCTTTGCTCAAAAGTGGCAGAAAGGAAGATGCTATGGATATGTTCACTGCTATCTCTGCCCATGGTTTAGTCCCAAATGTTGTGACCTATCGCTTAATGATACAAAATCTCATTAAAGAAGGGTTGCTAGAAGAGTCTGACAATCTGTTTTTAGCAATGGAAAAGAGTGGATGCACTCCAGACTCATGTATGCTAAATTCTCTTGTTAGGAGGTTGTTGCATAGAGGTGAGATAATGAGGGCTGCGGCTTACCTGTCCAAAATTGATGAGATGAACTTGTCAGTTGAGGCAAGCACTGCTTCCTTGCTAATATCAGTTTTCTCGAGGAAGGAATATCAGCACCATGCAAAGTCCCTTCCTGAAAAGTATCATATTCTTAAGGAGATCAATAGttga
- the LOC120643801 gene encoding transcription factor GTE9-like, producing the protein MMMTQACKKRRAVYISSESGDSGTDSEVEGSKLSQKFGVTSISTCEHQSSYKIKIESMNTSKIRLCGNILRKLMDHKGGWLFNQPVDPVLFKIPDYFDVIRHPMDLGTVKKKLGSKQYVSTDEFAADVRLTFSNAMKYNPPGNDVHEIAKELNGIFDSEWEAVERKFRGRNPVQEQQTVKVIKIRTATDSKSTVATGTVASSARGPVACSNSLAKKTLTDAITSKVKIKFSVRSSEQTSSKDTPVQAAGSKEGSLNHPLQTGNREASLNRSLPSTKENAKVSRIQATEHSSGLVGNESRSCNETSTSPLASSGQGEGGYLHDEPLSQSRALCAAMIKSQLCWDYCEGSTEGTCGSCNI; encoded by the exons ATGATGATGACACAGGCCTGTAAAAAGAGGAGGGCAGTTTATATAAGCAGTGAATCAGGAGATTCTGGTACAGATTCTGAGGTTGAGGGAAGCAAGCTCTCCCAAAAATTTGGTGTGACATCAATTTCTACATGCGAGCATCAATCATCTTATAAGATCAAGATTGAAAGTATGAATACTAGCAAGATAAGGCTGTGCGGAAATATCTTAAGGAAGCTCATGGATCACAAGGGTGGTTGGCTATTCAATCAACCGGTTGACCCAGTGCTGTTTAAGATTCCTGATTACTTTGATGTTATCCGCCATCCGATGGATTTGGGTACTGTTAAGAAGAAACTCGGAAGCAAGCAGTATGTGAGCACAGATGAGTTTGCAGCAGATGTGAGGCTAACATTTTCAAATGCCATGAAGTATAATCCTCCAGGCAATGATGTCCATGAGATAGCTAAAGAATTGAATGGAATATTTGATTCAGAGTGGGAAGCAGTGGAAAGGAAATTTAGAGGCCGAAACCCAGTACAAGAGCAGCAGACAGTGAAGGTCATAAAAATTCGAACTGCCACGGATTCAAAGTCTACAGTTGCTACAGGGACGGTTGCGTCATCAGCTCGAGGGCCAGTAGCTTGCTCAAATTCACTTGCGAAGAAGACACTGACAGATGCGATAACTTCCAAA GTGAAAATTAAATTTTCCGTGCGCAGCTCTGAGCAGACCTCTTCTAA AGATACACCTGTTCAAGCAGCTGGTAGCAAAGAGGGATCCTTAAATCATCCTCTTCAAACTGGCAACAGGGAGGCATCTTTAAATCGTTCTCTCCCTTCCACTAAG GAGAATGCTAAAGTATCAAGGATACAAGCAACCGAGCACAGCTCCGGTTTAGTTG GAAATGAATCACGGTCTTGCAATGAAACTTCAACATCGCCTCTCGCTTCCTCTGGGCAAG GAGAGGGAGGTTATTTACATGATGAACCTTTGTCGCAAAGCAGAGCCCTTTGTGCAGCAATGATCAAGAGTCAGCTATGCTGGGACTATTGTGAAGGCTCAACAGAAGGCACTTGTGGATcatgtaatatttga
- the LOC120645381 gene encoding uncharacterized mitochondrial protein AtMg00810-like, whose amino-acid sequence MADCKPVSTPVDCNPKLSTDGVPVQDATDFRSLAGALQYLTFTRPDIAYAVQQIYLYMHDPREPYLTALKRILSYIRGTLHMGLVLRPSSSAKQQNTVSRSSAKAEYRAVANAVAEAS is encoded by the coding sequence ATGGCTGACTGCAAGCCTGTTTCTACTCCGGTGGATTGCAACCCCAAGCTCTCTACTGATGGGGTTCCTGTTCAAGATGCTACTGATTTCCGGAGTCTTGCTGGCGCCCTACAGTACCTCACTTTCACTCGGCCGGATATTGCTTATGCTGTTCAGCAGATCTATCTGTACATGCATGATCCACGGGAGCCGTATCTCACTGCTCTCAAGCGGATTCTCAGTTACATCCGTGGCACATTGCATATGGGTCTGGTCCTTCGGCCTTCTTCCTCAGCCAAGCAGCAGAATACAGTCTCCAGATCCAGCGCCAAAGCCGAGTATCGCGCCGTCGCCAATGCAGTTGCCGAGGCGTCCTGA